One genomic window of Gossypium hirsutum isolate 1008001.06 chromosome D11, Gossypium_hirsutum_v2.1, whole genome shotgun sequence includes the following:
- the LOC107924216 gene encoding nitrate regulatory gene2 protein: MGCTASKLDNEDKVRRCKDRRRLMKEAVHARHQLAAAHADYCRSLRVAGAALSTFAAGEPLSVSDETTAVLLHPATPSPPTANLIPPRAPPSPSPPPPPPPPLSPSPSPSPTIASSKLPHILSASSLPSPTSNRRRPRKLPPKLPHILSESSPCSSPQSSKSGFSNSFFPAAYQNNSTYSTTPSQDSSVWNWENFYPPSPPDSEFFEQKLQQQQRMRQLPHWQHHLGSNNPEYTEDTETEKSEYDFFRPQNLNHRYDSNSVNSKRNFDEETEREEVQCSEWGDHDRYTTTSSSDEDEEEDDDVASRSEIGDRSNFGSSMTGESEKFHHPHHQTPPSVQPRIYGAVAGTKMDNKSEDAGSSAGSYKTGAMMEMKMVVRHRDLKKIVDAIKENFDKAAAAGDQVSEMLEISRAQLDKNFRQLKKTVYHSSSMFSNLNSSWTSKPPLAVKYRLDATALNESGGSKSLCSTLDRLLAWEKKLYDEVKAREGVKIEHEKKLSTLQSQEYKGEDETKIDKTKASITRLQSLIIVTSQAVSTTSTAIIGLRDSDLVPQLIEICHGFRYMWGSMHQYHEVQNNIVQQVFGLINRSGKGDSTSELHRQATRDLESAVSAWHSSFCRLMKFQRDFIHSIHGWFKLTLRPVSNDNVDGNGKTDLSDVYAFCDEWKLALERVPDTVASEAIKSFINVVHVISVKQTEELKIKKRTETASKELEKKASSLRNIERKFYHSYSMVGIGLPDSGADHGQVLDARDPLAEKKSELAGCQRRVEDEMLRHAKAVEVTRAMTLNNIQTGLPGVFQALTSFSALFTEALDSVCSRSYRIKWMNTFVFLSALEEFLQLKFIRVGRGFFLAVYYYFVRGMCKLHGEVFLWFFSSSICQVKASVCTGNCL, from the exons ATGGGCTGTACGGCGTCGAAGCTAGACAATGAAGACAAGGTAAGGAGATGCAAAGACAGGCGCCGCCTGATGAAGGAGGCCGTTCACGCTCGGCATCAATTAGCCGCCGCTCACGCCGATTACTGCCGTTCTCTCCGTGTTGCTGGCGCTGCTCTCTCCACCTTCGCAGCTGGTGAACCCCTTTCCGTCTCTGACGAAACCACTGCCGTCCTCCTCCACCCCGCCACCCCATCTCCACCAACTGCTAATCTGATCCCTCCACGTGCCCCTCCATCTCCCTCCCCTCCTCCTCCTCCGCCTCCTCCTTTATctccttccccttccccttctcCGACAATTGCTAGCTCCAAACTCCCTCACATACTCTCGGCTTCAAGCCTCCCATCTCCTACATCCAATCGTCGTCGGCCACGTAAATTACCCCCGAAACTCCCGCACATTTTGTCCGAATCAAGTCCTTGTTCTTCTCCTCAAAGCTCAAAATCCGGTTTCTCCAACAGCTTTTTCCCAGCGGCTTATCAAAATAATTCCACTTACTCAACCACTCCTTCTCAGGATTCTTCCGTTTGGAACTGGGAAAACTTTTACCCTCCATCTCCACCGGACTCCGAATTCTTTGAACAAAAATTACAACAACAGCAGCGAATGCGACAACTACCTCATTGGCAGCATCATTTGGGTTCAAACAACCCCGAATATACGGAAGATACCGAGACGGAAAAATCAGAATACGATTTCTTCCGTCCACAAAACCTGAATCACCGTTACGATTCCAATTCCGTTAACTCCAAGCGTAATTTTGACGAGGAAACGGAAAGGGAAGAAGTGCAATGCAGTGAATGGGGAGACCACGATCGTTACACTACAACCAGTTCATCGGATGAAGACGAGGAGGAAGATGATGACGTCGCATCCAGATCCGAGATTGGGGATCGCTCCAATTTCGGTTCTTCGATGACAGGGGAGTCTGAGAAGTTCCATCATCCTCATCATCAGACTCCTCCGTCGGTACAGCCGCGGATTTATGGGGCCGTCGCGGGGACTAAAATGGACAATAAATCGGAGGATGCGGGATCGTCGGCGGGGAGTTATAAAACGGGTGCTATGATGGAGATGAAGATGGTAGTTAGACATAGGGATTTGAAAAAGATTGTCGATGCGATCAAAGAGAATTTCGATAAAGCTGCCGCCGCCGGAGATCAGGTCTCGGAGATGCTCGAGATCAGTAGAGCTCAGCTTGATAAAAATTTCAGGCAATTGAAAA AGACTGTGTATCATTCAAGTAGCATGTTCAGTAACTTGAACTCCAGCTGGACTTCAAAACCGCCGTTGGCGGTGAAATATCGGCTCGACGCGACCGCGCTCAATGAATCGGGCGGTTCAAAGAGCCTTTGTTCTACTTTAGACCGGCTCTTGGCTTGGGAGAAGAAGCTCTACGACGAAGTCAAG GCTAGAGAAGGAGTAAAGATTGAGCATGAGAAAAAATTGTCGACGTTGCAAAGTCAAGAATACAAGGGGGAGGACGAAACCAAAATAGACAAAACCAAGGCATCAATAACACGGCTGCAGTCGCTAATTATTGTCACATCCCAGGCTGTCTCTACCACCTCTACTGCCATTATTGGGCTTAGAGACAGTGATCTTGTTCCACAGCTTATTGAAATATGTCATGG CTTCAGGTATATGTGGGGGTCGATGCATCAATATCATGAAGTTCAGAATAATATTGTGCAGCAAGTCTTTGGTCTTATAAACAGATCGGGAAAAGGTGATTCAACTTCTGAACTGCATCGGCAGGCAACGCGTGATCTTGAGTCAGCTGTCTCTGCCTGGCACTCTAGTTTTTGCCGTTTAATGAAATTTCAACGGGATTTTATCCACTCCATCCATGGCTGGTTCAAGCTCACCCTTCGTCCTGTCAGCAATGACAATGTTGACGGCAATGGCAAAACAGATCTCTCTGATGTATACGCTTTTTGTGATGAGTGGAAGCTTGCTCTCGAACGTGTCCCTGACACAGTAGCTTCTGAAGCTATCAAAAGTTTCATTAATGTTGTCCATGTGATATCTGTTAAACAAACTGAAGAGCTTAAGATTAAGAAGCGAACCGAAACTGCATCAAAGGAGCTTGAGAAAAAGGCATCGTCTCTCCGGAACATAGAGAGGAAGTTCTACCACTCGTACTCAATGGTTGGTATTGGACTTCCTGATTCTGGGGCTGATCATGGGCAGGTTCTAGATGCTCGGGATCCCCTTGCTGAGAAAAAATCGGAGCTTGCAGGCTGTCAAAGGCGAGTGGAAGATGAGATGTTGAGGCATGCCAAAGCAGTAGAGGTGACGAGAGCAATGACACTGAATAATATTCAAACCGGCTTGCCGGGGGTTTTTCAAGCATTGACCAGCTTTTCTGCCTTGTTTACCGAGGCACTTGACTCCGTATGCTCCCGTTCCTATCGTATCAAATGGATGAATACGTTTGTTTTTCTTTCTGCACTTGAAGAATTTTTGCAGTTGAAATTTATAAGAGTTGGGAGGGGTTTTTTCTTGgctgtttattattattttgtacgGGGAATGTGTAAATTACATGGGGAGGTCTTTTTGTGGTTTTTCTCATCTTCAATTTGTCAAGTAAAGGCAAGTGTTTGTACAGGAAATTGCCTCTGA